A region of Methanocorpusculum labreanum Z DNA encodes the following proteins:
- a CDS encoding 30S ribosomal protein S8 → MTKQNPIADAMSAIKNAGDTGKLAVTVEPASRLFGDMLKVMQEYGYITGFEKIDDGRGGQFQIALSGGINKCGVITPRFSVKVEDLESWEIRYLPGKGFGIIILTTSKGVMSHEQARKLGVGGELLGYVF, encoded by the coding sequence ATGACAAAACAGAATCCTATCGCAGACGCAATGAGCGCTATCAAGAATGCTGGTGATACTGGTAAACTTGCAGTGACCGTTGAACCGGCAAGCCGCCTCTTTGGTGACATGCTTAAGGTCATGCAGGAATATGGCTACATCACCGGCTTTGAAAAGATCGACGACGGAAGAGGAGGTCAATTCCAGATTGCTCTCTCCGGCGGCATCAACAAATGCGGTGTAATTACGCCGCGTTTCTCGGTGAAAGTTGAGGACCTCGAGTCCTGGGAAATCAGATACCTTCCGGGAAAGGGCTTTGGGATTATCATCCTGACCACTTCCAAGGGAGTTATGTCCCACGAACAGGCACGTAAGCTCGGCGTCGGTGGCGAGCTTTTAGGGTACGTCTTCTAA
- a CDS encoding 50S ribosomal protein L19e, which yields MSDLASQRRIAASVLGCGENRVWFNPEKLSDIQNAMSREDIRNLIDEGAISSHQKKGISRGRVRARMVKRSYGHGKGPGRRSGAKGARTPSKTQWIKKIRAQRKELRAQREAGSITPTEYRRLYRRAAGGQFRNVAHMKTQIELVTSRRE from the coding sequence ATGAGTGATCTCGCATCCCAGCGCAGAATCGCCGCATCCGTTCTTGGCTGCGGTGAAAACCGTGTATGGTTCAATCCGGAGAAGCTCTCTGACATCCAGAATGCAATGTCCCGCGAGGATATCCGCAACCTCATTGATGAGGGTGCAATCTCTTCCCACCAGAAGAAAGGAATTTCCCGTGGACGTGTCCGGGCCCGTATGGTCAAACGTTCATACGGACACGGAAAAGGTCCGGGACGCCGGAGCGGTGCAAAAGGCGCCAGAACTCCGTCCAAGACCCAGTGGATCAAAAAGATCCGTGCCCAGCGTAAAGAACTCCGTGCTCAGCGTGAAGCAGGATCCATCACACCGACCGAATACCGCAGACTTTACCGTCGTGCAGCAGGTGGTCAGTTCCGTAACGTCGCTCACATGAAAACTCAGATTGAGCTCGTAACCTCCAGGAGGGAGTAA
- the rpl6p gene encoding 50S ribosomal protein L6 → MAELIFEIPKGVTITKTGDLVTVKGSKGELTRTMYHPAITITIADGSVTLVSTSARRSVYALLGTYKAHLGVMSKGVSEGYEYHMKIVYNHFPIQVKVAGDKVEIGNFLGEKQARYANIVEGVKVKVQGDELILNGINRETIGNTAANVEQACKVRNRDPRVFQDGIYITSRGD, encoded by the coding sequence ATGGCAGAATTGATTTTCGAAATCCCGAAAGGCGTAACCATCACCAAGACCGGTGATCTCGTTACCGTGAAGGGATCCAAAGGTGAACTTACCCGTACGATGTACCACCCTGCGATCACTATCACTATCGCAGACGGTTCAGTTACGCTCGTAAGTACTTCCGCAAGACGCAGTGTATATGCACTGCTTGGAACCTACAAAGCACACCTCGGTGTCATGAGCAAAGGCGTGTCCGAAGGATATGAATACCACATGAAGATTGTGTACAACCACTTCCCTATTCAGGTCAAAGTTGCCGGCGACAAAGTCGAGATCGGAAACTTCCTTGGTGAGAAGCAGGCACGGTACGCAAACATCGTAGAAGGTGTCAAAGTAAAAGTTCAGGGTGATGAACTGATCTTAAACGGTATCAACCGTGAGACGATCGGCAACACCGCAGCAAATGTCGAACAGGCATGCAAAGTCAGAAACCGTGATCCACGTGTCTTCCAGGATGGCATTTACATTACCAGCAGAGGCGACTAA
- the cmk gene encoding (d)CMP kinase produces MRITISGSPGSGTTTLGRSIAEKYSYRYVSAGEVFRGLAKERNMDLAAFGKIAETDPAIDLEIDARQKEIGESSDDIILEGRLAGWMVENADLKILLCASPECRSTRIAAREGLTEKQAFEMTIEREACEAGRYMEYYEIDILDFSPYDLILNSETFSANELFAIVDAAVSSLLKRE; encoded by the coding sequence GTGAGGATAACGATCAGCGGGTCGCCTGGATCAGGCACGACAACTCTTGGTCGTTCGATTGCTGAGAAGTATTCATACAGATATGTGTCGGCGGGGGAGGTGTTCCGCGGCCTTGCAAAGGAACGGAATATGGATCTCGCCGCATTTGGTAAAATTGCCGAGACTGACCCTGCGATCGATCTGGAGATCGATGCCCGTCAAAAAGAGATCGGCGAGTCATCGGACGATATTATCCTTGAAGGCAGGCTTGCCGGCTGGATGGTTGAGAACGCTGATCTAAAAATCCTTTTATGCGCCTCCCCCGAGTGCCGTTCGACCAGGATCGCGGCACGCGAGGGTCTGACGGAAAAGCAGGCATTTGAGATGACGATCGAGCGCGAGGCCTGCGAGGCAGGACGATATATGGAGTATTATGAAATCGACATTCTCGATTTCTCTCCGTATGATCTGATCCTGAACTCGGAAACCTTTAGCGCGAATGAGTTATTTGCGATTGTCGATGCTGCCGTCTCTTCGCTTCTGAAACGCGAGTAA
- the secY gene encoding preprotein translocase subunit SecY has product MGELLDRMEPLLARMPAVKPPEGHVHFKNKLMWTAAVLLLYFILTNIPVFGLSATSIDVFEYYRALLAGAQGTILHLGIGPIVTASIVLQLLRGADLIKINTSDQRGQVLYMGLQKVLIFVMIILEALPNVLGGWMSADPAVSAFFGGNAGFVMLLIFLQICIGGVLVMFMDEVVSKWGIGSGVGLFIVAGVAQGLINGFFNWEATTDQFAVGFFPRLFQVIADGSNFIEYFGLQLLALVTTVGLFFIIVYVESTRIEIPLAHANVRGARSRFPVKLVYASVLPMILVRVLQANVQMIGMFLSSIGFTALGEYNGSTPINGLMWYLAPINQPQDWMWWLSSFTGTGHAVWEVILRVGIDCTVMILGGALFAIFWVKTAGLDSKHVARQIQNSGMQIPGYRRSPAVLERYLDRYIPRVTVIGGVFIGLLSVMANMLGIIGFVGGTGLLLTVSIIYRLYEQIANEQMMEMYPFMRGFFDKE; this is encoded by the coding sequence ATGGGAGAACTGTTGGATCGAATGGAACCCCTGCTGGCTAGAATGCCGGCAGTCAAGCCACCGGAAGGTCACGTCCACTTCAAAAACAAACTGATGTGGACAGCTGCGGTGTTGCTGCTGTATTTTATTTTAACGAACATTCCGGTGTTTGGTCTTTCCGCCACATCAATCGATGTTTTTGAGTATTACCGTGCCCTTTTAGCCGGTGCACAAGGTACTATCCTGCATCTTGGTATTGGACCGATCGTTACCGCATCAATCGTTTTGCAGTTACTCCGCGGTGCTGATCTGATTAAAATCAACACGTCAGATCAGCGTGGTCAGGTACTCTACATGGGTCTGCAGAAGGTCCTTATCTTCGTCATGATCATCCTTGAAGCTCTGCCGAACGTGCTGGGTGGATGGATGAGTGCTGATCCAGCCGTTTCGGCATTCTTCGGTGGGAACGCCGGTTTTGTCATGCTGCTGATCTTCCTGCAGATCTGTATTGGGGGTGTCCTTGTCATGTTTATGGATGAGGTCGTCTCCAAATGGGGTATTGGATCCGGTGTCGGTCTTTTTATCGTCGCAGGAGTCGCCCAGGGTCTTATTAACGGATTCTTCAACTGGGAAGCAACGACCGATCAGTTCGCGGTCGGATTTTTCCCGAGACTGTTCCAGGTCATTGCCGATGGTTCAAACTTTATCGAATACTTTGGTCTTCAGCTCCTGGCTCTCGTAACAACCGTTGGACTGTTCTTCATTATCGTGTATGTTGAATCAACCCGTATTGAGATCCCCCTTGCTCATGCAAATGTTCGCGGTGCAAGGTCAAGGTTCCCGGTAAAACTTGTTTATGCTAGTGTTCTGCCGATGATTCTTGTCCGTGTGCTGCAGGCAAACGTCCAGATGATTGGTATGTTCCTTTCGAGCATAGGATTCACCGCACTCGGCGAGTATAACGGCTCAACGCCGATTAACGGTCTGATGTGGTACCTCGCTCCGATCAACCAGCCTCAGGACTGGATGTGGTGGCTTTCCTCCTTCACCGGAACAGGTCATGCCGTATGGGAAGTTATTCTCCGTGTCGGTATTGATTGTACGGTGATGATTCTTGGTGGCGCCCTCTTTGCAATATTCTGGGTCAAGACAGCAGGTCTTGATTCGAAGCATGTCGCCCGGCAGATTCAGAACTCCGGTATGCAGATCCCCGGCTACCGGAGATCTCCCGCCGTTCTTGAACGCTATCTCGACAGATACATTCCCCGTGTAACTGTTATTGGAGGAGTGTTCATCGGTCTTCTGTCTGTTATGGCAAATATGCTTGGTATCATCGGTTTTGTTGGTGGAACCGGTCTGCTGCTTACCGTCTCGATCATTTACCGTCTGTATGAACAGATCGCAAATGAGCAGATGATGGAGATGTATCCGTTTATGCGGGGCTTCTTCGACAAGGAATAA
- a CDS encoding adenylate kinase, with amino-acid sequence MSGKKVIITGVPGVGKTTVINAAFDKITAEGVKYQNLNFGSFMFEVAQADGLVTDRDQMRKLDRIAQKRLQKTAAEKIAAIDGNVIVDTHASVKTPNGYLAGLPEWVVSAIMPDVIVLVETDNDQILVRRLSDETRVRDVEGSKSIAEHQEMNRAFAAAYSMLTGCTVKIITNADFLLDKAVDDLVATLR; translated from the coding sequence ATGTCAGGCAAAAAAGTAATCATCACCGGCGTCCCGGGTGTTGGAAAAACCACCGTGATAAATGCGGCATTTGATAAAATCACCGCTGAAGGTGTCAAATATCAGAATCTCAACTTCGGCAGTTTCATGTTCGAAGTCGCTCAGGCAGATGGTCTTGTCACCGACCGTGACCAGATGAGAAAACTCGACCGTATTGCCCAGAAGCGTCTCCAGAAAACCGCTGCCGAGAAGATCGCTGCAATCGATGGCAATGTGATCGTCGATACCCACGCCTCGGTCAAGACCCCGAACGGCTATCTTGCCGGTCTTCCCGAGTGGGTCGTTTCAGCAATTATGCCTGACGTGATCGTTCTCGTTGAGACCGACAACGACCAGATCCTCGTTCGAAGACTCTCCGACGAGACACGTGTTCGTGACGTTGAAGGTTCGAAATCCATTGCCGAACATCAGGAAATGAACCGTGCCTTCGCCGCTGCATACTCCATGCTTACCGGATGTACGGTTAAGATCATCACCAACGCAGACTTCCTGTTAGACAAGGCTGTAGATGATCTTGTAGCAACGCTGAGGTAA
- a CDS encoding DUF106 domain-containing protein has translation MDRAEFSKKYSMYIALAVVFGMMMLYGWQEARQVIAGIVNIVIGPFAALGLPFFALVLILATITGFYSSLIQKYTIDYEKMAENQAKTKEFQAKFREAQLSGDEKLIKKMQARQQAMMADQMEMSKNQFKPMAYILVLTVPIFFWLIEHIPTEAQMLADPSLATAIVIPFAGLSTYFEVYLGFFPLWILWYMLCSLVMSQIIRKSLNIGGM, from the coding sequence ATGGACAGAGCCGAGTTCAGCAAGAAATACAGTATGTATATAGCTCTTGCTGTAGTTTTTGGCATGATGATGCTTTACGGCTGGCAGGAAGCCCGTCAGGTTATCGCAGGTATTGTAAATATAGTAATTGGTCCTTTTGCGGCACTTGGTCTGCCGTTCTTTGCTCTTGTTCTGATTCTCGCCACCATCACGGGTTTTTACTCATCCCTGATTCAGAAATACACGATAGATTACGAAAAGATGGCTGAGAACCAGGCAAAGACCAAAGAGTTCCAGGCAAAGTTCCGTGAAGCCCAGCTCTCGGGCGACGAGAAACTCATCAAAAAGATGCAGGCTCGCCAGCAGGCAATGATGGCTGATCAGATGGAGATGTCCAAAAACCAGTTCAAACCCATGGCGTACATTCTGGTTTTGACCGTCCCGATCTTCTTCTGGCTGATCGAACACATCCCGACCGAAGCACAGATGCTCGCAGATCCGAGTCTCGCAACGGCGATCGTCATCCCGTTTGCAGGTCTTTCCACGTACTTTGAAGTTTATCTCGGTTTCTTCCCGCTGTGGATTCTCTGGTATATGCTTTGCTCATTAGTAATGTCCCAGATCATCAGAAAGTCCCTGAATATCGGGGGTATGTAA
- a CDS encoding uL15m family ribosomal protein: MPVNKRSKFRGTRTCGGGTHKNRRGAGNRGGRGAAGWRDHNFTRWYLLGKTEGKHGFVSKISVTYEVLDIGDLDQMIPDLVARGIATQNGDVITLDAAQIGVEKILGGGKVTHKLAITAENFSGRAVAKIEELGGTTQTSE, translated from the coding sequence ATGCCAGTAAACAAGCGTTCAAAGTTCCGGGGGACCCGCACCTGTGGTGGGGGTACCCACAAAAACCGCCGTGGTGCAGGTAACCGTGGAGGTCGTGGAGCAGCCGGATGGCGTGACCACAACTTTACCCGCTGGTATCTTCTCGGTAAGACCGAGGGAAAACACGGATTTGTCAGTAAGATATCTGTAACGTATGAAGTTCTTGATATTGGCGACCTTGATCAGATGATCCCTGATCTTGTTGCCCGTGGAATTGCAACTCAAAACGGAGATGTTATTACTCTTGATGCCGCACAGATTGGTGTAGAGAAGATCCTCGGCGGAGGCAAAGTCACTCACAAACTTGCCATCACTGCAGAGAACTTCTCCGGCCGTGCTGTTGCTAAAATCGAGGAACTGGGTGGAACCACCCAGACCTCCGAATAA
- a CDS encoding 50S ribosomal protein L18 has protein sequence MAINGRYFVQFRRRREGRTDYYQRQRLIVSGRNRMVVRKTNRHIIIQLIAAQMDGDYTLVHVNSRELVNFGYKGYLGNTPAAYLTGMLFAVRAQKAGYEGGIADIGLQVASTGARVFAAIKGAVDAGFDVPVGEAILPDDDRCNGAHIAEYDERFAGLVENVEATKDAIMKELE, from the coding sequence ATGGCAATTAATGGAAGATATTTCGTTCAGTTCAGAAGACGCCGTGAAGGCAGAACTGATTACTACCAGCGCCAGCGTTTAATCGTTTCTGGTAGAAACCGTATGGTTGTCCGTAAGACAAACCGCCACATCATCATCCAGCTCATCGCAGCTCAGATGGACGGCGACTACACTCTTGTTCACGTCAACAGCCGCGAACTGGTGAACTTCGGATACAAAGGATACCTTGGAAACACCCCTGCAGCATACCTCACCGGCATGCTCTTTGCGGTTCGTGCACAGAAAGCCGGATACGAAGGTGGAATCGCAGATATCGGTCTGCAGGTTGCATCGACCGGTGCACGCGTGTTTGCTGCAATCAAAGGTGCTGTCGATGCAGGTTTCGACGTCCCAGTAGGAGAAGCAATTCTTCCGGACGATGACCGCTGCAACGGCGCCCACATCGCTGAATATGATGAACGCTTTGCCGGTCTCGTTGAAAACGTCGAGGCTACCAAAGACGCAATTATGAAGGAGCTGGAGTAA
- a CDS encoding 50S ribosomal protein L32e — translation MASEIKKLIKARGAKKSSRFARQCLQAKVKLADSWRRPRGLHSKQRKDYRAKGAHPEAGFGAPKAVRGFHPSGYREALVFTPVELDAVDPATTAVRIGASVGGAKRSVIQTKAAELGIKVLNPKEAKVAVTPAAQPAEEVKADE, via the coding sequence ATGGCGAGTGAAATCAAGAAACTTATCAAAGCTCGTGGAGCTAAGAAGTCATCCCGCTTTGCCCGCCAGTGCCTCCAGGCTAAAGTAAAACTGGCAGACAGCTGGAGAAGACCACGGGGTCTCCACAGCAAACAGCGTAAGGATTACCGTGCAAAGGGTGCCCACCCGGAAGCAGGTTTTGGAGCACCGAAAGCAGTACGCGGATTCCACCCAAGCGGATACCGCGAAGCTCTCGTATTTACTCCTGTCGAGCTTGATGCTGTTGATCCGGCAACCACCGCAGTACGCATCGGTGCGTCAGTCGGCGGTGCAAAACGCAGCGTTATCCAGACCAAAGCTGCCGAACTCGGCATCAAGGTCTTGAATCCGAAGGAAGCAAAAGTTGCTGTTACTCCGGCTGCACAACCCGCAGAAGAGGTGAAAGCAGATGAGTGA
- a CDS encoding 50S ribosomal protein L30, which produces MYAVVQVRGVVNTRRDIKETLKMLRLHHINHCVIVPETPEYLGMIRKAKDFVAFGEVDAATLATILTTRGRLTGNKPLTEEYVKSATSYGSIEEFASALVNGEVRMKDVPELKPVLRMHPPRKGYKTTKRTYTQGGALGYYGTEINDLLIKMR; this is translated from the coding sequence ATGTACGCTGTCGTTCAGGTTCGCGGTGTGGTCAACACCCGCCGTGACATCAAGGAAACCCTCAAGATGCTCCGTCTTCACCACATCAACCACTGTGTTATTGTGCCAGAGACCCCCGAGTACCTCGGTATGATCCGTAAAGCAAAGGATTTCGTTGCCTTTGGTGAAGTTGACGCTGCGACACTCGCAACTATCCTCACCACCCGTGGAAGACTTACCGGCAACAAACCGCTCACTGAAGAGTATGTGAAATCTGCAACTTCCTATGGAAGCATTGAAGAGTTTGCATCTGCTCTTGTCAACGGTGAGGTCCGTATGAAAGATGTCCCCGAACTTAAGCCGGTGCTTCGTATGCACCCGCCAAGAAAGGGATACAAGACCACGAAACGCACGTATACCCAGGGCGGTGCCCTTGGCTATTACGGTACGGAGATCAATGATCTTCTGATCAAAATGAGGTAA
- a CDS encoding 30S ribosomal protein S5 — MAYEQEVWVPVTGLGKKVMAGEFASFDEILASGQPIKEAGIVDAMLPDLVDEVLCIDMMQRMTDSGRRIKFRAVVVIGNKNGYVGFGQGRDVQVGTAIKKAITNAKLNIVKVRRGCGSWECGCGMKHSVPMEVTGKAGSVAVTLKPAPKGIGLVTGDVGKKVLTLAGIQDVWVNTSGNTRTTLNFAKATYNALRETNLIRIGGRK; from the coding sequence ATGGCTTACGAACAGGAAGTATGGGTCCCAGTAACCGGTCTTGGCAAGAAAGTCATGGCAGGCGAATTTGCAAGCTTCGATGAGATCCTTGCAAGCGGACAGCCCATCAAAGAGGCAGGCATTGTTGACGCAATGCTTCCCGATCTTGTTGACGAAGTCCTCTGCATCGACATGATGCAGCGTATGACCGACTCCGGACGTCGTATTAAGTTCAGAGCTGTGGTCGTCATCGGCAACAAGAATGGTTACGTTGGTTTTGGCCAGGGCAGAGATGTTCAGGTTGGAACTGCAATCAAGAAAGCAATCACAAATGCAAAACTGAACATTGTCAAAGTCCGCCGTGGATGCGGTTCATGGGAATGCGGATGCGGTATGAAACACTCCGTACCAATGGAAGTCACCGGTAAAGCCGGATCCGTTGCCGTTACCCTTAAACCAGCTCCGAAAGGAATCGGTCTTGTGACTGGTGACGTTGGTAAGAAAGTACTTACCCTTGCAGGAATTCAGGATGTCTGGGTTAACACGAGTGGAAACACGAGAACAACCCTGAACTTCGCAAAGGCAACCTACAATGCACTTCGTGAAACGAATCTGATTCGCATCGGAGGGCGCAAATAA